In Acinetobacter wanghuae, the sequence CGATTTGACCAAATTCACCAATTTTTCTTGTGCATATAAAATATCTTTTTCAAGATTGGTTGCGGTGGTCGGGTTTTGTAAGAAAGCACCCAAAGTGGCTTTCATATGTTGCAAATGCTTGAGATTTTCAAATTGCTGTTTAAATGCAGCGAGTTGATAGAACCATTTATCAGAGACTTGGCTGTGCCAATCTTTAAACAACAAGATGCTTAAATACAAATAATCGAGTGCGATTTGCGCTTGATCAATATGTTCTTGTTCAGCCACTTGTGCTGAAATTGCGGCAATATTTGGTAAAAAATGCTGCATTTGTTGTGCAATTAAACCACTCAAATTTTTACTTGCAGCATCTTTCTTACTAAATTGGAATTCTTTGGCGTAAGTGGCAGGGCTGACTTGTTGACCCAATACCAATAAATTGCCAAATTCAGCTTTGCTACGTACATCGAGCCACAGTTGGTATTTTTTAACCCATTCTGCGCTAAAGCTGAGTAGGGTCTGAATGGAACCTTTTTTCAGTTCAAATTCAACTTCATGGATTTCTTGTTCGTTTGAAAGCGTACGTACAGCACCGACATCTAAACTGACTTCAATTTCAGCATCTTCGTATTCAATCACGCGTAAGGTACGCGCAATATCTGTTTCAAATTGCAGTTGTAATTGTTCAAAGTCATTGCCAAGTGCGCTCTGTAAAATTTGATAAGCTTCGCTGCCTGCGCTGTAAATGCTTAAATCTAATGTAGGTGCTTCGCTGAGTTCACCGAAGTCATGATTGTGCTCGAAGCGTTCAATATGCGATTTGCCTGCGGCTTTTAGGGTTTGAATCCAACGTGTTCCTTCTAGGCGTTGGCGTAGGGCAGCACCAGATTGTGAAAGCTTACGATCGGGCGTATCAAAGTATTTTGCTTGAAGTTGAATTTTTTCTGATTTTTTTGGGTCTAAGGCTTTGAGTAACGCTTGACGGCGTGCTGTTGGAATTTGAAATTTGAGTTCAACTTCAACCATGAGGATCTTCCTAGAATTTTATATACAACAACGCTGAACTACGAAATAGCATCAATTTATGCTGAAAAAAGCGCGTCTAGGCAGGCATTGTTGTTTGATATGAGGCACAGATTGTAACGAAATAAAGTCGAGATGTAAGACTTGACGAATGTTAAAAGCAGCGCCCTGATATTTTAACAAGTAAATGAATTGTATTGATAAACAGGGTTCTATCGAGTATCGAGAGTGTTCTGCGCATGTGAAAAAGCATGGCAAGATGCTTAAAATAAACTTTTATTTGTTTAAATTATCGGCTAATGTGAATAAAAAACATCAGGATGATGCTATGAATGCCCAAGTACAACCAAAATATGAAGATATACCTGAGCCACAGCAGCGTATGCCCATTAAACATTATCCAGATTTTTATCGTTTCTATTTAACTGAACATCGCAATATCATGAGTCGCCGTTTGCATGTGGCAGGAAGTAGTTTGGGGCTGTATTTTTTTGGCAAAGCGATTGTGCAACGCAAACCTAAATATTTTCTTTATGGTCTTGCATCAGGTTATGCCTGTGCATGGGTTGGACATTTTATTTTTGAAAAAAACAAACCCGCGAGCTTTAAACAACCGTTGTATAGTTTCATTTCCGATTGGCGTATGTTCGCGGATGTGCTTCGTGGCAATATTAGCCTTATTGATCGTGCTTTTGATAAAATCCCATCTTAATATTACGACTTTGGTCGTGTTTAACACGTTAAACACTGAAATATTCAAAAACAGCTTGCAAGCAGAGTGTTAATATTCTATTAATTGTTTTAATCTTTGTTCAAATTTAATGAGATGAACAATAGAGTTTTCCAAGCCTGGAGTGACCTCTCCGGGCTTTTTTTATGTCTGCTGTTTTATCAATTCACCTGAGCATGTCTGACTTGTGAGACGGCTAATTGATGATTTAAAAAAAGGAGGCACTATTTGAACTTTGAACGTTTCCCCTGAACGTATCTTTCAAAGCCAAATAGGCCAAGCTGAAATGTTTGAGCTGTCTTCTTGTTATTATTGAAATTGATTTTAAAGCATTCACTTTGCTTGCCTATCCCTAGAAATAGGTATTTTCCTAACCCGAATCCTGTTTAAGCCGATGACTCCATAATTTGAATTGTTGGCTTATTTTTATGGATCAGTTGATATGCACACAAGGACGCGTAAATCCCTCCTAGAAATCCATGAACACTACGTGCTTTGCTTGTCACTAAATTGTACTGACCTTTCAATAAACTGAATAAAGTCTCTATCTTATTACGCTGTTTTAAGTGATATTTATCTGACTCAGAAAGTTGTGTAGCCTGCATATTTTTTCGATGATAGGTAATTAAATCAATGCCTTGCTCTTTTAATCTAATCTTCAGTTCTTGACTAATATAGCCACGATCTCCATACAACTTTGCTTCCACCTCTTTAACGAGTCTCTCAACCATTTTTATGTCAGCAACATGTCCATTCGATAAAGCAGAACAAGCAATTTCACCAAATTGGTTCATTGCAATGTGCAATTTACAGCCATAAAACCAGCCCATTGAACTTTTACCACGAGATGCAATTTTAGCTAAAGATTTATGGCGTTGAATACGTTGATTTTTACAAACTGGCAGAGTTGTTGAATCAATCCATAAATATTGTGTACCTTGGTCTTTCATCAGCACCACATGTAAAGCGTGTAGAGCCAATTGGTGCATATTGATCAGATGAATCATCCTTTGATAGCAAGGCAAATACTTAAATAAATGGTTTTTATCTTCTTTTAACCAAATGAAAAATGCTTTGAAATTATTGAAATGAGAACATTTGTACCAAATAGCGATAAAACAGATTTCTGAAATGGTTAAATGAGCAGTTCTGATTCTTAAGGAACGATTACTTTGCTTAAGAAAATTCCAGTAGGTTGCTTCAAATTTAAGAAAGAAATCATCAATTAAGCAAAATAATTCGGTACTATTAAACATCGGGACTAGAGTTTTAAGTTTTGTGTGGTAACTCAACTGATGGCTCTAGTCCTTCTATTTTTCAAGTTAATTTCTTATCCGCGATTCGGGTTTTCCTAATCAATTCCGCCATGTATAAATAAAAAATTAAAAAAAGTTACTTTGAGTAAGCCAGATCTCTCCACAAAATCAGAGTCATTACTCAAAGTAACTGTTAGAGGGCGAAACAGATCGAGGGCGTCTCATTCTGAGTCGCTCTTATTAAACTCAATATTGAGGGCGAGGTATATCCCTAGAATTGGTGATTTTGCAGCCAAATGAGGATAATTTCTTAAAATGATTTTATTGTGAAAACAGTAGTAAATGATACAGATCTATAGCAAGAAGTCGATGATTCAGTGAAGGTTATGGCTATAATAGGACATTGATATTTTTTTGATGACAGTTATGCGCGGTTTATACTTAATTACCAATGACGATCCTATTGAAGTCTTGCTTGCAAAATTAGAAGGTGCGATGGCAAATGGCGGTGTCGCTGTTTTGCAATATCGCCGTAAAAAAGTGGCAAAAGAAGATCAAGCTTACGAAATCGAATATATGCGCGACATGTGCGCACAATACAAAGTGCCGTTTGTGATTAATGATGATTTAGAAACAGCGGTTAAATATGGCGTAGGTGTGCATTTGGGACAAAATGATGGCTCAATTGTTGATGCTGTTGCACGGTTACCAAAAAATGTCTTGATTGGTCGTAGCTGCAATAACTCCATTGAACTTGCTGAACAAGCCATTCGTGATGGTGCAAATTATGTTGCCTTTGGCGCAATCTATGCGACAAACAGCAAACCTGAAGCAGGCAATATTGGTTTAGATACTTTAAAAGCCGCACAAGGTAAATTTAATGTGCCTGTATGTGCGATTGGTGGTTTGACCGTTGAAAATGCAAAAGAAGTCATCGCATCAGGTGCGGATATGTGTGCGGTGATTAGTGATGTACTCGCGCGCCCCATGCACGGTATTCCTGAGCGCTTAGATGAATGGTCTGAGCTTTTCCAAGCGACTGTATAACTTATTTTCCAAAATTTAATTTTTGAGTTGAGAGCAACGATGAGCTTATCTCCAAAGCAAGAACAATTGTTTAAACAAGCCAATAAACATATTCCAGGTGGCGTCAATTCTCCTGTACGTGCCTTCAACGGTGTTGGCGGAACCCCTGTGTTTATTGAAAAAGCACAAGGTGCATATCTATTTGATGTGGATGGCAAACGCTATGTCGATTATGTCGGTTCATGGGGACCGATGATTTTGGGTCATGCGCATCCTGCCATTATTAAAGCGGTTCAAGATGCTGCCGTAGATGGTTTAAGTTTTGGTGCGCCAACGGTACATGAAACCACACTTGCAGACATTATCTGCGACATCATGCCGTCAATTGAATTGGTGCGTATGACCAACTCAGGTACAGAAGCCACCATGACTGCGATTCGCTTAGCACGTGGTTATACTGGTCGTGACAAGATCGTAAAATTTGAAGGTTGCTACCACGGTCACTCAGATTCATTGTTGGTCAAAGCGGGTTCAGGTTTGCTTACCAAAGGTGAGGGTGAAGCGACATCTGCGGGTGTGCCTGCTGATTTTGCAAAACATACCTTAACGCTTCCATACAACGACATTGAAACTTTAAAAGAATGCTTTGCGAAATTTGGTTCTGAAATTGCAGGGGTGATTGTTGAACCTGTTGCAGGTAACATGAATTTGGTTAAACCAATTGATGGTTTCTTACAAGCGATTCGTGATGTCTGTGATGAACATGGTTCAGTGTTTATCATTGATGAAGTGATGACTGGTTTCCGTGTTGGTCTTGGCGGTGCACAGGCGCATTATGGCGTTACTCCTGATTTAACCACGTTGGGTAAAATCATTGGTGCAGGCTTACCGGTAGGTGCATTTGGTGGTAAGCGTGAAGTGATGGAATGTATTGCACCGCTCGGTAATGTTTATCAAGCAGGCACATTGTCAGGTAATCCATTGGCTATGCGTGCCGGTATCGAGATGTTTAAGCATCTACGTGCGGAAGGTTTCTATGAAAACCTCACTGCTAAACTTGCGACTTTGCTCGCAGGTTTAGAAGCTGCAGCGCGCGATGCAGGTGTAGCATTTAAGACTCAACAAGTCGGCGGTATGTTTGGTATTTACTTTACTGATCAAGATGACATTGCAAGCTTTGATTCAATGTTGAAGTGTGATGTTGAGGCTTTCCGTAAATTCTTCCACGGTATGCTTAAACGTGGTGTCAACCTTGCACCTTCTGCATTTGAAGCTGGCTTCTTCTCAGCAGCGCATTCGGATGAAGATATTGAATTTACCATTCAAGCTGCGAAAGAGACATTTGCTGAAATGAAAGGTTAATAGACCTCTCCCAAACCCTCTCCTAAAAGGAGAGGGCTTTCATAAATCAAATAGACACTA encodes:
- a CDS encoding IS982 family transposase encodes the protein MFNSTELFCLIDDFFLKFEATYWNFLKQSNRSLRIRTAHLTISEICFIAIWYKCSHFNNFKAFFIWLKEDKNHLFKYLPCYQRMIHLINMHQLALHALHVVLMKDQGTQYLWIDSTTLPVCKNQRIQRHKSLAKIASRGKSSMGWFYGCKLHIAMNQFGEIACSALSNGHVADIKMVERLVKEVEAKLYGDRGYISQELKIRLKEQGIDLITYHRKNMQATQLSESDKYHLKQRNKIETLFSLLKGQYNLVTSKARSVHGFLGGIYASLCAYQLIHKNKPTIQIMESSA
- a CDS encoding DUF962 domain-containing protein, coding for MNAQVQPKYEDIPEPQQRMPIKHYPDFYRFYLTEHRNIMSRRLHVAGSSLGLYFFGKAIVQRKPKYFLYGLASGYACAWVGHFIFEKNKPASFKQPLYSFISDWRMFADVLRGNISLIDRAFDKIPS
- a CDS encoding CYTH domain-containing protein, with the translated sequence MVEVELKFQIPTARRQALLKALDPKKSEKIQLQAKYFDTPDRKLSQSGAALRQRLEGTRWIQTLKAAGKSHIERFEHNHDFGELSEAPTLDLSIYSAGSEAYQILQSALGNDFEQLQLQFETDIARTLRVIEYEDAEIEVSLDVGAVRTLSNEQEIHEVEFELKKGSIQTLLSFSAEWVKKYQLWLDVRSKAEFGNLLVLGQQVSPATYAKEFQFSKKDAASKNLSGLIAQQMQHFLPNIAAISAQVAEQEHIDQAQIALDYLYLSILLFKDWHSQVSDKWFYQLAAFKQQFENLKHLQHMKATLGAFLQNPTTATNLEKDILYAQEKLVNLVKSTLNVHHYLELLIFSLTDDSAPAQDLKTAAQTTLQQQYKALYDQMNQTEQHDFENLDLLAARIHELKFSFPILTNIYDVKNLQKYSKALNDAHLAAQEYQTLASSAAYIQQTELEASDWFVLGWLTAKQEVYAERLLEATEQFLVSRKLIK
- the hemL gene encoding glutamate-1-semialdehyde 2,1-aminomutase, which gives rise to MSLSPKQEQLFKQANKHIPGGVNSPVRAFNGVGGTPVFIEKAQGAYLFDVDGKRYVDYVGSWGPMILGHAHPAIIKAVQDAAVDGLSFGAPTVHETTLADIICDIMPSIELVRMTNSGTEATMTAIRLARGYTGRDKIVKFEGCYHGHSDSLLVKAGSGLLTKGEGEATSAGVPADFAKHTLTLPYNDIETLKECFAKFGSEIAGVIVEPVAGNMNLVKPIDGFLQAIRDVCDEHGSVFIIDEVMTGFRVGLGGAQAHYGVTPDLTTLGKIIGAGLPVGAFGGKREVMECIAPLGNVYQAGTLSGNPLAMRAGIEMFKHLRAEGFYENLTAKLATLLAGLEAAARDAGVAFKTQQVGGMFGIYFTDQDDIASFDSMLKCDVEAFRKFFHGMLKRGVNLAPSAFEAGFFSAAHSDEDIEFTIQAAKETFAEMKG
- the thiE gene encoding thiamine phosphate synthase, with the protein product MRGLYLITNDDPIEVLLAKLEGAMANGGVAVLQYRRKKVAKEDQAYEIEYMRDMCAQYKVPFVINDDLETAVKYGVGVHLGQNDGSIVDAVARLPKNVLIGRSCNNSIELAEQAIRDGANYVAFGAIYATNSKPEAGNIGLDTLKAAQGKFNVPVCAIGGLTVENAKEVIASGADMCAVISDVLARPMHGIPERLDEWSELFQATV